The stretch of DNA TTATCTATCTTCACCGGAAGTTCGGTCTTGATCGTCCCCGACTCGGATTTGAGGCGGAGGACGCCCGATGCCTCTGGTGGTACCATCAACGTAATATCACCGCTCTCGGTTTCGATAAAGAGATCGCGCGAGGTCTCCAGCGGTGTCTGGATCGTCACGCTTCCAGTTACGGTCGTCAGGTCGATCGCACCGCGTTCCTGTCGGATCGTGACATCCGCCGACGTCGTCTTCACGCGCACATCTCCATCGACAAACTGCAGGTCGATCGCGCCGGTTGGCTGTCGCACCGTCACGGGTCCGAACAACATATCGCCTCGCGTCGATCCAGCGCTGTTGGCGATATCAACCGCCCCTTCAATGCTCGTCAGCACGACACTGGCCGCGGCCGACCGGATCTCCACTGAGCCGTGTATCGTCGTCAGGGCGATCGACTGGGCCGAACTGTTCATTCTCAGGTCGCCATCGATCTCGCTGATCCGCACATCCCCTTCGCCGTTGTCCAGCGTCACCCGGCAGTTGCGCGGGACTTTTATCGAAAAGCTGACTTCGCCGAATGAATCTTCTTTTCCTCGACCGAGCACCTTCTGCCAGAAGGAGCGCCCACGTTCGCGGATCGGCAAATAATTGGCGGCAACCTTTACCGCCTGATTATTGTGCTCAACTCTGATCTCGATATGATCCGCGATCTCGGCCGCTTCACGATCGTCCCCGATCTTGATATGCTTGACCGCGTCGATAATGATTGTCGACTGGTCATGGCCGATGATCTCGATGTCACCGTCCTGGCAGGTCAGACTTAACTCTGCCCTGTCACCGACTTCGACGATCCGCTGATATTGAAACGTATGGTCTCCGGCTTGCAGCCCTGCGGCTACCAGACCGAGACATACGACCCATAAGGTCAACCGATTCACCTACACCTCATGCCTGCGGAACAGGCGCTTGGGTTTGGACTAGAGATGCCGAAGCTTCTTTTTCAGCAGCTCCCGGGCCCGGAAGATACGGGCTTTGACCGTTCCGACCGGGATATCTAGTAAATCGGCTATTTCCTCGTACGATTTATCTTCTTTATGCCGGTAAACTATGACA from bacterium encodes:
- a CDS encoding DUF4097 family beta strand repeat protein; the protein is MNRLTLWVVCLGLVAAGLQAGDHTFQYQRIVEVGDRAELSLTCQDGDIEIIGHDQSTIIIDAVKHIKIGDDREAAEIADHIEIRVEHNNQAVKVAANYLPIRERGRSFWQKVLGRGKEDSFGEVSFSIKVPRNCRVTLDNGEGDVRISEIDGDLRMNSSAQSIALTTIHGSVEIRSAAASVVLTSIEGAVDIANSAGSTRGDMLFGPVTVRQPTGAIDLQFVDGDVRVKTTSADVTIRQERGAIDLTTVTGSVTIQTPLETSRDLFIETESGDITLMVPPEASGVLRLKSESGTIKTELPVKIDKMSTRQLVGTVGVGGIQVSLVTISGDVTVAQF